Proteins found in one Corynebacterium freneyi genomic segment:
- the leuS gene encoding leucine--tRNA ligase, with amino-acid sequence MTNSGNTDNSTTAPETGHRYTPAVAAELEATWQKRWAERGTFNAPNPVGDLAPADGAELPADKLFVQDMFPYPSGVGLHVGHPLGYIATDVFARFHRMRGANVLHTLGYDAFGLPAEQFAVQTGTHPRVTTEANIANMERQLGRLGLGHDKRRAFATTDTDYYRWTQWIFLRIYNSWFDERDGKAHPIEELVDAYAAGDVALPDEFAGRTWADLDRVERERALEARRLVYRSNSMVNWCPGLGTVLSNEEVTAEGRSERGNFPVFRKRLGQWMMRITAYSDRLVDDLDLLDWPEKVKSMQRNWIGRSRGAEVVFEATAADGSARPIEVFTTRPDTLFGASYMVLAPELDLVDELVADSYPADVDPRWALGEDSPAAAVAAYRRSIASKSDLERQENKEKTGVFTGAYATNPVSGEQIPVFIADYVLAGYGTGAIMAVPGHDDRDHEFATAFGLPIREVVAPLKGEGGVVKQAFTGEGKAVNSANDDGLDINGLGLADAKATTIEWLEANGTGRGTTQYKLRDWLFARQRYWGEPFPVVYDEDGVAHPLPESMLPVELPEVEDYKPVTFDPDDADTEPQAPLAKATDWVNVELDLGDGPKKYRRDTNVMPNWAGSSWYQLRYIDPNNDDALCDIENERYWTGPRPELHGEGDPGGVDLYVGGVEHAVLHLLYSRFWHKVLYDLGHVTSKEPYRRLFNQGYIQAYAYTDSRGVYQPAADVVERDGKFFIPGAGEGGADLEVFQEYGKMGKSLKNAVSPDEVCDDYGADTLRVYEMAMGPLDTSRPWATKDLVGAQRFLQRAWRLVVDEATGGLSVTDAALDDDDLKALNRTVDGVTGDYAELRDNTAVAKLIEYVNYLTKEYGTAGAPRAAVEPLVLMLGPVAPHIAEEMWARLGHDESLAHGPWPVADEKWLVDDTIELPVQVNGKVRSRVTVAADASREDVEAAALADEKVAAHTAEGTVAKVIVVPGKMVNVVVKK; translated from the coding sequence ATGACCAACAGCGGGAACACCGACAACAGCACCACCGCCCCCGAAACCGGCCACCGCTACACCCCGGCCGTCGCCGCCGAGCTTGAGGCGACCTGGCAGAAGCGTTGGGCTGAGCGCGGCACCTTCAACGCCCCCAACCCGGTCGGCGACCTCGCGCCGGCCGACGGGGCCGAGCTGCCGGCGGACAAGCTGTTCGTGCAGGACATGTTTCCGTACCCGTCGGGCGTGGGCCTGCACGTCGGGCACCCGCTGGGCTACATCGCCACCGATGTGTTCGCCCGGTTCCACCGCATGCGTGGCGCGAACGTGCTGCACACGTTGGGTTACGACGCCTTCGGCCTGCCCGCTGAGCAGTTCGCCGTGCAGACCGGCACCCACCCGCGCGTGACCACCGAGGCGAACATCGCGAACATGGAGCGCCAGCTCGGCCGCCTGGGCCTGGGCCACGACAAGCGCCGCGCGTTCGCCACCACGGACACCGACTACTACCGCTGGACGCAGTGGATCTTCCTGCGGATCTACAACTCCTGGTTCGACGAACGCGACGGCAAGGCGCATCCCATCGAGGAGCTTGTCGACGCCTACGCGGCAGGCGACGTCGCCCTGCCGGACGAGTTCGCCGGCCGCACCTGGGCCGACCTGGACCGCGTGGAGCGCGAACGCGCCCTGGAGGCCCGTCGCCTGGTGTACCGCTCCAACTCGATGGTCAACTGGTGCCCGGGTCTGGGCACGGTGCTGTCCAACGAGGAAGTCACCGCCGAGGGCCGCTCCGAGCGCGGCAACTTCCCCGTCTTCCGCAAGCGCCTGGGCCAGTGGATGATGCGCATCACCGCCTACTCGGACCGTCTGGTCGACGATCTGGACCTGCTGGATTGGCCGGAGAAGGTCAAGTCCATGCAGCGCAACTGGATCGGCCGGTCCCGCGGCGCCGAAGTCGTCTTCGAGGCCACCGCCGCCGACGGCTCGGCCCGCCCCATCGAGGTGTTCACCACCCGCCCCGACACTCTGTTCGGCGCGTCGTACATGGTGCTGGCGCCGGAGCTGGACCTCGTCGACGAACTCGTCGCCGACTCCTACCCCGCCGACGTCGACCCGCGCTGGGCCCTCGGCGAGGACTCCCCCGCCGCCGCCGTCGCCGCCTACCGCCGCTCCATCGCCTCCAAGTCGGACCTGGAGCGCCAGGAAAACAAGGAGAAGACCGGCGTCTTCACCGGCGCCTACGCCACCAACCCGGTCTCCGGTGAGCAGATCCCCGTCTTCATCGCCGACTACGTCCTCGCCGGTTACGGCACCGGCGCCATCATGGCGGTCCCCGGCCACGACGACCGAGACCACGAATTCGCCACCGCCTTCGGCCTGCCGATCCGCGAAGTCGTCGCGCCGCTCAAGGGCGAGGGCGGCGTCGTCAAGCAAGCCTTCACCGGCGAAGGCAAGGCCGTGAACTCCGCCAACGACGACGGCCTGGACATCAACGGCCTCGGCCTCGCCGACGCCAAGGCCACCACGATCGAATGGCTCGAAGCCAACGGCACCGGCCGCGGCACCACGCAGTACAAGCTGCGCGACTGGCTGTTCGCCCGCCAGCGCTACTGGGGCGAGCCGTTCCCGGTGGTCTACGACGAGGACGGCGTGGCGCATCCGCTGCCCGAGTCGATGCTGCCCGTCGAGCTGCCGGAGGTCGAGGACTACAAGCCCGTCACCTTCGACCCCGACGACGCCGACACCGAGCCGCAGGCGCCGCTGGCCAAGGCCACCGACTGGGTCAACGTCGAGCTCGACCTCGGCGACGGCCCCAAGAAGTACCGCCGCGACACCAACGTCATGCCCAACTGGGCCGGATCCTCCTGGTACCAGCTGCGCTACATCGACCCCAACAACGATGACGCCCTGTGCGACATCGAAAACGAGCGGTACTGGACCGGCCCCCGACCGGAGCTCCACGGCGAGGGCGACCCGGGCGGCGTCGACCTGTACGTCGGCGGCGTCGAGCACGCGGTGCTGCACCTGCTGTACTCGCGGTTCTGGCACAAGGTGCTGTACGACCTCGGCCACGTGACGTCGAAGGAGCCGTACCGCCGCCTGTTCAATCAGGGTTACATTCAGGCGTACGCGTACACCGACTCGCGTGGCGTGTACCAGCCGGCGGCGGACGTCGTCGAGCGCGACGGCAAGTTCTTCATCCCGGGCGCCGGCGAGGGTGGCGCGGACCTGGAGGTTTTCCAGGAGTACGGCAAGATGGGCAAGTCCCTGAAGAACGCCGTCTCCCCCGACGAAGTGTGCGACGACTACGGCGCCGACACCCTGCGCGTCTACGAGATGGCCATGGGGCCGCTGGACACGTCGCGGCCGTGGGCGACGAAGGACCTGGTGGGCGCGCAGCGTTTCCTGCAGCGCGCGTGGCGTCTGGTCGTCGATGAGGCGACGGGCGGGCTGTCCGTCACCGATGCGGCGCTTGACGACGACGACCTCAAGGCCCTCAACCGCACCGTCGACGGAGTGACCGGGGATTACGCCGAGCTGCGCGACAACACGGCGGTGGCGAAGTTGATCGAGTACGTCAACTACCTGACGAAGGAGTACGGCACGGCCGGCGCGCCGCGTGCTGCGGTGGAGCCGCTGGTGCTGATGCTCGGCCCGGTGGCGCCGCACATCGCCGAGGAGATGTGGGCGCGTTTGGGCCACGACGAGTCGTTGGCGCATGGGCCGTGGCCGGTGGCGGACGAGAAGTGGCTCGTCGACGACACCATCGAGTTGCCGGTGCAGGTCAACGGCAAGGTGCGGTCGCGTGTGACTGTGGCGGCGGATGCGTCGCGCGAGGATGTCGAGGCGGCGGCGCTGGCCGATGAGAAGGTCGCCGCGCACACCGCCGAGGGCACGGTGGCGAAGGTCATCGTGGTGCCGGGCAAGATGGTCAACGTCGTGGTGAAGAAGTAG
- a CDS encoding ATP-binding protein, whose protein sequence is MGQSLTVAAKAAHQALLAGSREGARLEAKRVREKVDRAVWETVSAFANADGGLLLLGVDEGKGWTVTEGFNSEQVMQRLKAGLEASAKADPKVTPIPRYEIDYVDLGDAGEFIALRIHSMREDPFLIRHMPCFLSDVGMPKGSYIRIVDADHRLNSYQIAELRGLGGADISDRQTVPDATIDDFDGDAIDGVKRQIKRLQSRQLDGITTNEEMLSRLNATDKAGNVILAGLLVLGKYPQQFYDQLFIDVVVHPGREKSTDPTGIRFLDRKICDGAMPVAIDDAVNTVVRNLRTTSVESGTGVISEPEIPEVVLREAIANAVIHRDYGEVGQGSQIAVDVYPDRVEVSNPGGLWGGRTVDNLTEGVSESRNPTLKALMMRATDADGRAIAESQGSGIRRMIAVLASKGMAQPQFNAQIGRFTVVIHRFGLLNPETQRWLKDYVGGAADAVNPNQQIALVLAKDMGVVTAHNLRNQLGIDSDDARIELNALVNQGLLEIVSTSGPGSERYGLVLFADHPDLTERQREILQLLSSTDARTVRQLSERIDMSVGALRNHLRGLVDAGLIIPTAPPSSRNRAYLLAKSAANERAT, encoded by the coding sequence ATGGGTCAGTCACTGACGGTTGCCGCTAAAGCCGCGCATCAGGCACTCCTCGCGGGAAGCCGCGAAGGCGCTCGACTCGAGGCCAAGCGCGTCCGCGAGAAAGTCGACCGTGCCGTCTGGGAAACCGTCTCCGCCTTCGCGAACGCTGACGGTGGACTGCTCCTGCTCGGCGTCGACGAGGGGAAAGGTTGGACGGTCACCGAAGGGTTCAACTCGGAACAGGTCATGCAGCGCTTGAAAGCTGGCCTGGAGGCGAGCGCCAAAGCCGACCCCAAAGTCACGCCGATACCCCGTTATGAAATCGACTACGTCGACCTTGGTGATGCCGGTGAATTCATTGCCCTGCGCATCCATTCGATGCGTGAAGACCCGTTCCTCATCCGCCATATGCCCTGCTTCCTCTCCGACGTTGGCATGCCCAAGGGTTCCTATATCCGCATCGTCGACGCGGACCACCGGCTGAACAGCTACCAGATCGCCGAGCTGCGCGGACTCGGGGGCGCGGACATCAGTGACCGGCAAACAGTTCCGGACGCGACCATCGATGACTTCGACGGCGACGCCATTGACGGCGTGAAGCGACAAATCAAACGCCTGCAGTCCCGTCAGCTCGACGGCATCACCACCAATGAAGAGATGCTCAGCCGCCTCAACGCCACGGACAAAGCGGGCAACGTGATCTTGGCGGGTCTGCTAGTGCTCGGAAAGTACCCCCAGCAGTTCTACGACCAGCTGTTCATCGACGTCGTGGTGCACCCCGGACGCGAGAAATCGACTGACCCGACGGGAATTCGATTCCTCGATCGGAAGATCTGCGACGGTGCCATGCCGGTGGCCATCGACGATGCCGTCAACACCGTAGTGCGGAACCTGCGCACCACCTCCGTGGAATCCGGCACCGGTGTGATCAGCGAACCGGAAATACCCGAGGTCGTGCTCCGCGAGGCCATCGCCAACGCCGTCATCCACCGCGATTACGGTGAAGTGGGCCAAGGTTCCCAGATCGCCGTCGACGTGTACCCGGATCGAGTGGAGGTCTCTAACCCCGGCGGCCTGTGGGGCGGGCGCACGGTGGACAATCTCACCGAAGGCGTGTCCGAATCCCGCAACCCTACGCTCAAGGCACTGATGATGAGGGCAACCGACGCCGATGGCCGTGCCATCGCCGAAAGCCAGGGCTCCGGCATTCGCCGCATGATCGCGGTCCTTGCCAGCAAAGGCATGGCGCAGCCGCAATTCAACGCCCAGATCGGCCGTTTTACCGTCGTTATCCACCGATTCGGCCTGCTCAACCCCGAAACCCAACGGTGGCTGAAGGACTACGTCGGCGGAGCTGCCGACGCGGTCAATCCCAACCAGCAGATTGCTTTGGTGCTGGCCAAGGATATGGGCGTGGTCACCGCGCACAATCTCCGTAATCAGCTGGGCATCGACTCCGACGACGCACGAATCGAGCTTAATGCGTTGGTCAATCAGGGACTCTTGGAGATCGTCAGTACATCGGGCCCGGGCAGCGAACGCTACGGGCTTGTGCTGTTCGCCGACCACCCCGACCTCACCGAACGCCAGCGGGAAATCCTCCAGCTTCTGTCCTCAACCGACGCTCGCACGGTTCGCCAGCTCTCCGAGCGAATCGACATGTCGGTCGGAGCACTGCGCAACCATCTTCGCGGGCTCGTCGACGCCGGACTGATCATCCCCACCGCTCCCCCGTCGAGCCGGAACCGCGCCTACCTGCTGGCCAAATCGGCGGCGAACGAAAGGGCGACGTAA
- a CDS encoding type I restriction-modification system subunit M has product MITGALKNQVDDIWNVFWSGGISNPINVIEQMTYLLFMRQLDLQQTEVDQKRELGVPVGDDEDIFTTEDEQKLRWHRIMELGDPEAMHKLVSGEAFAFIRNLGGSGMQQHMRGAMFGINSAATLRLAMEKIDELDLKNKDLAGDLYEYMLSKLTTAGTNGQFRTPGHIIDLMVALMDPTFDDRIIDPACGTAGFLVGAAEWAKDAGQGSGKAFMTKANRDHYESDMFHGYDFDATMVRIAAMNMFMHGIEEPNIAYRDSLLPLPDEHEAETYSLVLANPPFAGKTAQDLDLGLEKVIGAPTKKTELLFIARFLNLLSVGGRAAVIVPEGVLFGSTRAHKSLRKQLVEKHDLQAVIKLPSGTFKPYSGVSTAILCFTKTGTGGTKDVWFYDVQADGLSLDDKRTPLLDPNLLGPIPRTVPAEGHGTGEPVELTNEQLAINNLPDVLARFQRRRGSERGRERTEQSFTVPAKELAENDYDLSMNRYKEITFQAEETRDPLEIIAEIETLDEQISGALAALKEELK; this is encoded by the coding sequence ATGATTACTGGCGCGCTGAAGAACCAGGTAGACGACATTTGGAACGTTTTCTGGTCCGGGGGGATCTCAAATCCCATCAACGTCATCGAGCAGATGACCTACTTGTTGTTCATGCGTCAGCTGGATCTGCAGCAGACTGAGGTCGATCAGAAGAGGGAACTGGGCGTACCCGTCGGCGACGATGAGGACATCTTCACGACTGAGGACGAGCAGAAGCTCCGCTGGCACCGGATCATGGAGCTGGGCGATCCCGAGGCGATGCACAAGCTCGTGTCCGGCGAGGCCTTCGCATTCATCCGAAACCTTGGCGGGTCGGGGATGCAACAGCACATGCGGGGGGCAATGTTCGGCATCAACAGCGCGGCGACGCTAAGGCTGGCGATGGAGAAGATCGACGAGCTGGATCTGAAGAACAAGGATCTGGCCGGCGATCTGTACGAGTACATGCTGTCGAAGCTGACCACTGCGGGCACCAACGGCCAGTTCCGCACGCCCGGTCACATCATCGACCTGATGGTGGCACTGATGGATCCGACGTTCGACGACCGCATCATCGACCCTGCATGTGGTACCGCCGGTTTCCTCGTCGGTGCCGCCGAGTGGGCGAAGGACGCCGGGCAGGGCAGCGGCAAGGCTTTCATGACGAAGGCGAACCGCGATCATTACGAGTCCGACATGTTCCATGGCTACGACTTCGACGCGACCATGGTGCGCATCGCGGCAATGAACATGTTCATGCACGGCATCGAGGAGCCGAACATCGCGTACCGCGATTCGTTGCTGCCGCTGCCGGACGAGCACGAAGCAGAGACTTACTCGTTGGTGCTGGCGAACCCGCCGTTCGCCGGCAAAACGGCACAGGATCTGGATCTCGGCTTGGAGAAGGTCATCGGCGCGCCGACGAAGAAGACGGAGCTGCTTTTCATCGCGCGATTCCTGAACTTGCTCAGTGTCGGTGGTCGCGCTGCCGTCATCGTCCCGGAAGGTGTGCTGTTCGGCTCGACCAGAGCGCACAAGAGTCTGCGGAAGCAGCTGGTGGAGAAACATGATCTGCAGGCGGTGATCAAGCTGCCATCCGGGACGTTCAAGCCGTACTCGGGTGTGTCGACGGCGATTCTCTGCTTCACCAAAACCGGCACCGGTGGCACGAAGGACGTGTGGTTTTACGACGTACAGGCCGATGGCTTGTCGTTGGACGACAAGCGCACTCCGTTGCTCGATCCGAATTTGCTCGGGCCGATCCCAAGAACCGTACCGGCCGAGGGGCACGGAACTGGCGAGCCGGTCGAGCTGACCAACGAGCAGCTGGCGATAAACAACTTGCCCGATGTTCTCGCTCGTTTCCAGCGGCGCCGTGGTTCGGAGCGGGGTCGTGAGCGCACCGAGCAATCTTTCACGGTTCCCGCCAAGGAACTCGCGGAAAACGACTACGACCTGTCCATGAACAGGTACAAGGAAATCACTTTCCAGGCGGAGGAGACTCGAGACCCGCTCGAGATCATCGCCGAGATCGAGACTCTCGATGAGCAGATCTCCGGAGCCCTGGCTGCGCTGAAGGAGGAGCTGAAGTGA
- a CDS encoding restriction endonuclease subunit S, whose product MTDWTFSALGDVCSVNRRIKKYDDQTPVSFVGMAELDEEAALAIPREDGTFADYKTGYTLFSDGDILAAKITPCWQNAKIGIANLNHPNGVGSTEFHVLKPSPDLDSRYLLHYLRRPALISEGEARMTGSGGQRRVPANFLEKLPIPLPPLDEQRRIADILDRIAKCRQHVQNAMDAATQFSAASTLLASQTIPFGEIATIRSGTRNPTIPENRDYPHVAPDNITPQSGRIINVKSVTEDGVTSGKYKFNNGDVLYSKIRPYLNKVSIAPFDGLCSADMYAMEPKEGYTAQFVAEVLQSASFLTYAAKNSGRASIPKINRRALLSFQIPTPTQEAVSTISRTRLIRDELINTYGKKAEKFDELYNSLATRAFAGEL is encoded by the coding sequence GTGACTGACTGGACCTTTTCCGCACTCGGCGATGTTTGCTCGGTAAATCGACGCATAAAAAAGTACGACGACCAGACCCCTGTTTCTTTTGTCGGCATGGCAGAATTAGACGAGGAAGCAGCTCTTGCGATCCCGCGGGAAGATGGCACATTTGCTGACTATAAAACGGGATATACCCTCTTTTCCGACGGCGATATCCTCGCGGCAAAGATCACTCCCTGCTGGCAAAATGCAAAAATAGGTATCGCCAACCTCAATCACCCGAACGGGGTGGGTTCGACTGAGTTTCATGTTCTAAAACCTAGTCCCGACCTTGATTCGAGATATCTTCTCCACTACCTCAGGCGCCCAGCGCTGATTTCCGAAGGAGAGGCGCGAATGACAGGCAGTGGCGGGCAACGTAGAGTTCCCGCTAACTTCCTTGAAAAGTTGCCGATCCCCCTTCCGCCCCTCGACGAGCAGCGGCGGATTGCGGACATCCTTGACAGGATTGCAAAATGCCGCCAACATGTCCAAAATGCCATGGACGCAGCCACGCAATTCTCCGCCGCTTCTACACTACTGGCCAGCCAAACCATTCCTTTCGGCGAGATCGCCACGATACGATCGGGAACCAGAAATCCGACAATCCCAGAAAATCGCGATTACCCGCACGTCGCCCCCGACAATATAACGCCACAAAGTGGGAGAATCATCAATGTGAAATCAGTTACTGAGGATGGGGTGACGAGCGGCAAATATAAGTTCAACAACGGCGACGTTCTATACTCAAAGATACGCCCCTATCTCAACAAAGTTTCCATCGCACCATTTGATGGACTGTGCTCCGCAGATATGTATGCAATGGAGCCGAAAGAGGGGTATACCGCACAATTCGTCGCCGAAGTACTTCAGTCGGCCTCATTCTTAACGTACGCCGCAAAGAACTCAGGTAGAGCTTCAATTCCAAAGATCAACCGTAGAGCGCTTTTATCTTTCCAAATTCCTACACCCACCCAAGAAGCGGTATCGACGATTTCAAGAACACGACTGATTCGAGACGAGCTGATCAATACATATGGGAAGAAGGCGGAGAAGTTCGACGAGCTCTACAACTCCCTCGCCACCCGCGCCTTCGCCGGAGAGCTGTAG